In Planctomycetia bacterium, one DNA window encodes the following:
- a CDS encoding helix-turn-helix domain-containing protein, giving the protein MTFHDSNISTPTALLAITTEELAELLRVSIRHIQRQESAGKIGPKPVRFGKSKRYVLDGPNGIRAWLAAGAPDRREWEARQRMQGGAT; this is encoded by the coding sequence ATGACCTTTCACGATTCCAACATCAGCACGCCCACGGCGTTGCTCGCGATCACCACCGAAGAACTGGCCGAATTGCTTCGTGTTTCGATTCGGCACATCCAAAGGCAGGAATCTGCCGGCAAAATTGGTCCGAAGCCGGTTCGGTTCGGCAAGTCAAAGCGCTACGTCTTGGACGGCCCGAACGGCATCCGCGCGTGGCTCGCGGCTGGCGCGCCGGATAGGCGGGAATGGGAGGCGAGGCAACGGATGCAGGGAGGCGCAACATGA
- a CDS encoding ATP-binding protein — protein MSSGKTPWKAWHEVVKLREDVRTGELAMNEFAADLYDVVLQSGKRRTYEDPKEFFALTYPTTNLRDLCKDVVLRLAGKNQKAIRQLELTYGGGKTHTLITLYHLVNDPAKLPDLPSVKEFQAHIGMTPPRARVAVLPFDKLDVEKGMEVLGPTGKKRRLRQPWSVLAWQIAGSAGIKLLNADDKDEERDSAPAEPLLVELLKAPEKDGLATLVLIDEVLMYAREKVGMDPAWRDRLVNFFQYLTQAVTKVDRCAIVASLLATDPKKSDELGKAMQDELYAIFRREREEGVQPVLKEDVAEVLRRRFFTPESIQDKEAFRQAVFAGLKGIIDLDDETKKGQKKAEERYIASYPFHPDLTEVLYSKWTQLEGFQRTRGVLRTFALALRDSEKWDQSPLVGPNVFLHDAGRDGISEASRELTSVATSEVYEGKRQEWTAILQTELAKARETQDDYPGLKHREIEQAVFATFLHSQPIGAKALLRDLLVLIGATRPDKIELEKALRQWFDRSWFLDESADAEVKPTNGTKPLPISWRLGSKPNLRQMHADACTRVPDELVEMRLIEDIRKLKSLTAGASGAGAKVHLLPDKPAQIEDDGDFHYAVLGPNFACESGKPAAARHFIEETTSAERPRKERNAVVLAVPSRDGLVGVKTAIKEYLGWETVRDTLKRQGQELDPIRQAMLQGYIDASNKRIPGTLQQAYCIVVTVNEKDEVQAFKIQVGDDPLFQTIKGDKRSRIQDTAISADAILPGGPYDLWRDDEDARRVKDLVGAFARFARLPKMLNRKAILDTIVAGCAEGVFVGKLTRPDKSIRTFWRQRLDEGVLDDSGLELVLPERAELTELAPAMVYPQAIKELWDAPELTLKRVHDFFSGGRTMKVSRGGYEEPIAVPRVAAPIVDSAVTAAIRDGKLWLTSGPASFLAEEVPAGLLGDDAVVQAPPPPIPPLDVLPQRTPAAWTDNAATGQRLAVAISERIGKVMPWVTVRDAIEGALRARMIERLPDSGPWPCDYAGSPNLRLRVAVGGPVPSGPTPPAPPPSRPGTRSGVAKLQPSQIQDLADVMGELLKAKQDCEVSFNVRIDLAGKQPPSDSVISEINRVLKSVNSEFQVG, from the coding sequence ATGAGCAGCGGAAAAACGCCGTGGAAAGCGTGGCATGAAGTGGTCAAGCTGCGCGAAGATGTTCGTACGGGCGAGCTGGCGATGAACGAATTCGCCGCCGACCTCTACGATGTCGTGCTGCAAAGCGGTAAACGGCGCACGTATGAGGATCCGAAGGAGTTCTTTGCGCTCACATACCCAACCACAAATCTGCGCGATCTCTGCAAAGACGTCGTGCTTCGATTGGCGGGGAAAAACCAGAAGGCGATTCGCCAGCTTGAGTTGACGTACGGCGGCGGCAAAACTCACACGCTCATCACGCTCTACCACTTAGTCAACGATCCGGCAAAACTCCCCGACCTACCTAGCGTTAAGGAGTTTCAGGCTCACATCGGGATGACGCCTCCACGGGCGCGCGTTGCTGTCTTACCCTTCGACAAGCTGGATGTCGAGAAGGGTATGGAAGTGCTCGGCCCGACAGGCAAGAAGCGTCGCCTACGGCAGCCGTGGAGCGTCTTGGCGTGGCAGATTGCTGGTAGCGCGGGAATCAAGCTGTTGAACGCAGACGATAAGGATGAGGAGCGGGATTCCGCTCCGGCGGAACCGCTGCTGGTCGAGTTGCTAAAAGCTCCAGAAAAAGACGGCCTTGCGACACTTGTCCTAATCGACGAAGTGTTGATGTATGCCCGCGAGAAGGTCGGAATGGACCCGGCTTGGCGTGACCGCTTGGTCAACTTTTTTCAGTACTTGACGCAGGCAGTGACGAAAGTCGATCGCTGTGCAATTGTCGCGTCGCTTTTGGCGACCGATCCCAAGAAGAGCGACGAACTGGGCAAGGCAATGCAGGACGAGTTGTACGCGATCTTTCGTCGTGAGCGAGAGGAAGGCGTGCAGCCGGTGCTGAAGGAGGATGTCGCAGAAGTGCTTCGCCGGCGGTTCTTCACGCCAGAGTCAATCCAGGACAAGGAGGCATTTCGTCAGGCCGTTTTCGCGGGCTTGAAAGGCATCATCGATCTCGACGACGAAACGAAGAAGGGGCAGAAGAAGGCCGAAGAGCGATACATCGCGAGCTATCCGTTTCATCCTGATTTGACGGAAGTGCTGTACTCGAAGTGGACACAGCTTGAAGGATTTCAGCGGACCCGCGGTGTCCTGCGCACATTTGCCTTGGCACTTAGGGATTCCGAAAAGTGGGACCAGTCGCCGCTGGTTGGCCCAAACGTGTTCTTACACGACGCCGGCAGAGACGGAATTTCAGAGGCGTCCCGCGAATTGACGAGTGTCGCGACCTCCGAAGTGTACGAGGGGAAGCGACAAGAATGGACGGCGATTCTGCAAACAGAACTCGCCAAGGCGCGAGAGACGCAGGATGACTATCCGGGGCTAAAGCACAGAGAAATTGAGCAAGCGGTATTCGCGACGTTTCTGCACTCACAGCCAATCGGTGCAAAAGCGCTGCTGCGTGACCTGCTGGTGCTGATCGGAGCCACGCGACCGGACAAGATTGAATTAGAAAAGGCGCTGCGGCAGTGGTTCGACCGGTCGTGGTTCCTCGACGAATCGGCCGACGCCGAAGTGAAGCCGACGAATGGCACAAAGCCGCTTCCGATCTCCTGGCGGCTCGGCTCGAAGCCCAATCTGCGGCAAATGCACGCCGACGCCTGCACGCGCGTGCCGGATGAACTCGTGGAAATGCGATTGATCGAAGACATCCGCAAACTAAAAAGTCTCACCGCCGGCGCGTCCGGCGCGGGAGCGAAGGTCCATCTCTTGCCTGACAAGCCAGCCCAGATAGAAGACGATGGCGACTTCCACTACGCGGTGCTCGGTCCGAACTTCGCGTGCGAATCAGGGAAACCTGCTGCAGCGAGGCATTTCATCGAAGAAACGACCAGTGCCGAACGTCCTCGCAAAGAGCGCAACGCAGTTGTCCTAGCGGTTCCATCGCGCGACGGTTTGGTTGGCGTAAAAACCGCCATCAAGGAGTACTTGGGATGGGAGACGGTTCGAGACACGCTGAAGCGTCAAGGCCAGGAGCTTGATCCGATTCGGCAGGCGATGTTGCAGGGCTACATCGACGCCAGTAACAAGCGGATTCCCGGCACGCTTCAACAGGCCTACTGCATCGTCGTCACGGTAAATGAGAAGGACGAGGTGCAAGCATTCAAGATACAGGTCGGCGATGATCCGTTGTTTCAGACGATCAAAGGCGACAAGCGGTCACGTATTCAGGACACAGCGATCAGCGCGGACGCAATTCTGCCTGGGGGACCGTACGACCTTTGGCGCGACGATGAAGACGCGCGACGCGTGAAAGACCTCGTGGGGGCATTCGCTCGATTTGCGCGCTTGCCAAAGATGCTCAATCGAAAGGCCATCCTGGACACAATCGTCGCCGGCTGCGCCGAGGGAGTATTCGTCGGAAAGCTGACGCGGCCGGACAAGTCGATTCGTACTTTCTGGAGGCAGCGGCTGGATGAGGGTGTGCTGGACGATTCGGGATTGGAGCTTGTTCTTCCCGAGAGAGCCGAGCTTACCGAGCTGGCGCCGGCGATGGTCTATCCGCAAGCGATCAAAGAGCTGTGGGACGCGCCGGAGCTGACGCTGAAACGTGTCCACGACTTTTTCTCGGGTGGCCGAACGATGAAGGTGAGCCGGGGCGGGTACGAGGAGCCGATTGCAGTGCCACGTGTCGCGGCGCCCATCGTTGATTCGGCGGTGACGGCCGCCATTCGTGACGGGAAGTTGTGGCTCACTTCGGGGCCGGCCAGCTTTCTCGCCGAGGAGGTTCCCGCGGGGCTGCTCGGAGACGACGCGGTCGTACAGGCGCCTCCGCCGCCGATTCCTCCGCTTGATGTACTTCCTCAACGCACGCCAGCCGCGTGGACGGATAATGCAGCGACTGGTCAGCGTCTCGCGGTCGCGATTTCCGAGCGAATTGGGAAAGTCATGCCATGGGTGACGGTACGCGACGCGATTGAAGGCGCTTTGCGTGCTCGGATGATCGAACGTTTGCCTGACTCGGGTCCGTGGCCTTGCGACTATGCCGGTTCGCCAAATCTCCGGCTCCGCGTCGCCGTGGGTGGGCCAGTTCCGAGCGGGCCGACGCCGCCTGCTCCACCCCCGTCCCGCCCTGGGACTCGGTCTGGTGTGGCAAAACTACAACCGAGTCAGATTCAAGACCTCGCGGATGTAATGGGTGAGCTGCTAAAAGCGAAGCAGGATTGCGAAGTGTCTTTCAACGTGCGAATCGATCTGGCTGGCAAGCAGCCGCCTTCAGATTCCGTAATCAGCGAAATAAACCGCGTGTTGAAAAGCGTGAACAGCGAGTTTCAAGTTGGTTAG
- a CDS encoding AIPR family protein — translation MSITDRHVDQAYSDHKGTCGGVRQDYFGLLYLEQEFGLSREQAAVQVAFGGNDYGIDGFHFDREKRNLYLFQFKYSDSHAQFKQSFQRLIDAGMERIFGAATQDQQLNQLLQQIKSCIIENEAIIDRVCIHFVFTGDPAEAERSQVLDKLREDLENKKFLIDQSLGRPITLVIEFRSARTRKVGSASHQRKTNTFPVHLTETPLSRVGPDGEFMNVAFVRLMDLHEMHQRMGQRFFERNIRAALSEEQAVNRSISQAFKRIVLDDKDAPSVFAFNHNGVTLSAEALEKEDGYHKITEPRLLNGAQTVTTLARFLKANEGNQRLTERRDVLDEIHVLCKVVTKATPEFVTTVTINNNRQNPVEPSSLHANDMIQLELQDKFRDDLGIYYERQENAFANLSDDDLEGQGITEYKAIELRRLAQTFVVTDGDIDKLSRLREVFEDDRLYSQVFSDSRLKADARKIVLCYKVQFRLRRLLNDIVDKGVNKYAYMHRARNLLWALLCQGLLNESDVEGLAEDFGKGLSLEANYTERLSKLATTRCRFLIDDVVKEKPYAAKAAEGNVSFLRTNAVYKRCMEVAYKRWKWVEKKLR, via the coding sequence ATGTCGATAACTGACCGTCATGTCGATCAAGCGTATTCCGACCACAAGGGGACTTGCGGCGGCGTTCGCCAGGACTACTTCGGCCTGCTCTACTTGGAACAAGAATTCGGGTTGTCGCGGGAACAGGCGGCGGTGCAAGTGGCGTTTGGCGGCAATGATTACGGCATCGATGGATTTCATTTCGACCGCGAAAAGCGGAATCTGTACCTGTTCCAGTTCAAGTACTCCGATTCGCATGCGCAGTTCAAACAGTCTTTTCAACGCCTGATCGATGCCGGGATGGAACGCATCTTCGGCGCCGCCACGCAGGACCAGCAGCTCAACCAGCTCTTGCAGCAAATCAAGAGTTGCATCATCGAGAACGAGGCAATCATCGATCGGGTGTGCATCCACTTCGTCTTCACGGGGGACCCTGCCGAAGCGGAGCGGAGTCAGGTGCTCGACAAGCTGCGCGAGGACTTGGAGAACAAGAAATTCCTGATAGATCAATCGCTCGGTCGCCCCATCACGCTGGTCATCGAATTTCGCTCTGCTCGCACGCGCAAGGTGGGCTCGGCATCACATCAGCGCAAGACGAATACTTTTCCCGTTCATCTCACTGAGACGCCGCTATCCCGTGTCGGACCGGACGGGGAATTCATGAATGTGGCATTTGTGAGGCTGATGGATTTACACGAAATGCACCAGCGGATGGGGCAGCGGTTCTTTGAGCGGAACATCCGCGCCGCTCTGTCCGAAGAGCAGGCCGTGAATCGCTCCATATCGCAGGCCTTCAAGCGGATCGTACTGGACGACAAGGACGCTCCAAGCGTTTTTGCGTTCAACCATAACGGCGTCACGTTGTCAGCTGAAGCGCTCGAAAAGGAGGATGGATACCACAAGATTACCGAGCCGAGATTGCTTAACGGTGCGCAGACCGTCACGACGCTGGCCCGTTTCTTGAAAGCTAATGAAGGCAACCAGCGGCTGACGGAGCGACGCGACGTGCTTGATGAAATACACGTACTGTGCAAAGTCGTGACGAAGGCAACGCCGGAATTCGTGACGACTGTCACGATCAACAACAATCGGCAGAATCCTGTCGAACCGTCCAGCTTGCACGCCAACGACATGATTCAGCTTGAGCTTCAGGACAAGTTCCGTGACGACCTGGGCATTTATTACGAGCGTCAAGAAAACGCGTTCGCGAATCTAAGCGACGATGACCTGGAGGGGCAAGGGATCACAGAATACAAGGCAATCGAGTTGCGACGTCTTGCGCAGACGTTCGTCGTAACGGATGGAGATATTGACAAGCTGTCTCGACTCCGAGAAGTGTTCGAGGATGACCGGCTCTATTCTCAAGTCTTTTCCGATTCTCGGCTCAAGGCTGATGCCCGAAAAATCGTGCTCTGTTACAAAGTGCAATTTCGCTTGCGGCGCCTATTGAACGACATCGTCGACAAGGGCGTGAACAAGTATGCGTACATGCACCGTGCCCGCAATTTGCTCTGGGCGCTACTTTGCCAAGGGCTGCTCAACGAATCGGACGTTGAGGGCTTGGCTGAGGACTTTGGCAAGGGATTGAGTCTTGAAGCGAACTACACGGAACGTCTTTCCAAACTCGCAACAACACGGTGCCGCTTTCTGATCGACGATGTTGTCAAGGAAAAGCCCTACGCAGCGAAGGCTGCGGAAGGAAACGTCAGCTTCCTGCGAACGAACGCAGTATACAAACGATGTATGGAGGTCGCATACAAGCGCTGGAAATGGGTTGAGAAGAAGCTCAGGTAA
- a CDS encoding AAA family ATPase — protein MTRANEGPRPGEGNAAPISRPPNSIITPEAVQEAKRQIAIFVRVVFEPEDIVEVRTLPNGRSYWYTARELPEKAELLLRENVIGQNIYIGVNPRKTKGGKGAADVALCRCLFADFDGIGVEEALRRWHDAGLGVPSLMGNSGHGVHSYLRLQHPIPPDKFTELQKRLIARVNSDKAIHDPSRIMRLPGFLNVKDRDKPVPCEIVEYDEVRRVELADLHQLLPSVKPELASLPSAGPESTASKDVTRGTRGLAGEPDRLAAALAASLRIRPTKKENDGSNRLLAVACRCVEHDLSDANAVSLVRLYSSVYLFPKDYDDDQIVRRVRDAEKKTARGSANSNPASKDGGLPELNWGPPVPASQLGPGDAVEWIWDGYIARGYRTLLTGIWKAGKSTLLGHLLKGIGRGGDVGGAIKQGRALLIAEESSGLWAKRRDQIGLTDSCEFLCLPFKGRPSFVEWRAFINYVAGLVEDKKFDLVIFDTICILLPVVSENDAAEVNSALMPLHAITEAGAGLLLVHHPRKGDGTEGQASRGSGALPGWVDIILEFRRYDSQNNEDCRRTLKAYSRFDETPNEAVIELRDGQYRLVGSKSDARQGDRLVVLQEIIGNSSAGMTAEEVHEAWPESGKVPKPSIRTIRGDFAKGVTAGWFKSSGTGNRNDPLRYLNNSIPASTASIGAGIESDGELYGDGGFESGGEAA, from the coding sequence ATGACTCGCGCAAACGAAGGGCCGCGCCCCGGCGAAGGAAACGCGGCCCCGATCAGCAGACCACCGAATTCTATCATCACGCCCGAAGCGGTTCAAGAAGCAAAGCGCCAGATCGCAATCTTTGTGCGCGTCGTCTTTGAGCCGGAAGACATCGTCGAAGTACGAACTCTGCCAAACGGACGAAGCTACTGGTACACCGCACGGGAGCTGCCCGAAAAGGCGGAATTGCTGCTTCGTGAAAACGTCATCGGCCAGAACATCTACATTGGCGTCAATCCGCGAAAAACGAAAGGAGGCAAGGGCGCAGCTGACGTGGCGCTCTGTCGGTGCCTTTTCGCCGACTTCGACGGGATCGGCGTCGAAGAAGCTCTGCGCCGGTGGCACGATGCCGGGCTGGGCGTACCGAGCCTCATGGGCAACAGCGGCCACGGCGTCCACTCTTACCTGAGGTTGCAGCACCCGATCCCGCCCGACAAGTTCACCGAGCTGCAGAAGCGGCTCATTGCGCGCGTCAACAGCGACAAGGCGATCCACGACCCGTCGCGAATCATGCGCCTGCCAGGCTTCTTGAACGTAAAGGACCGGGACAAGCCGGTTCCTTGCGAGATTGTCGAATACGACGAAGTGCGGCGCGTCGAGTTGGCGGACTTACATCAGCTCTTGCCTTCCGTAAAACCCGAACTTGCTTCGCTCCCGTCAGCCGGACCTGAATCGACCGCAAGCAAGGACGTTACACGGGGTACACGGGGCCTCGCGGGCGAGCCCGATCGTCTGGCGGCGGCCTTGGCTGCCTCACTGCGCATCAGGCCGACCAAGAAGGAGAACGACGGCTCGAATCGCCTGCTCGCTGTTGCCTGTCGGTGCGTGGAACACGACCTTTCAGACGCCAATGCAGTCAGCTTGGTGCGCCTGTATTCAAGCGTCTACTTGTTCCCCAAGGATTACGACGATGACCAGATCGTCAGGCGGGTCCGAGATGCTGAAAAGAAGACGGCCCGAGGTAGTGCGAATTCGAATCCGGCATCTAAGGATGGGGGCTTGCCGGAATTGAATTGGGGGCCGCCGGTGCCAGCCTCTCAACTCGGGCCGGGCGATGCCGTCGAGTGGATTTGGGATGGATACATCGCGCGAGGCTACAGGACGCTGCTGACGGGCATTTGGAAAGCCGGCAAGTCCACCCTGCTTGGCCATCTTTTGAAAGGAATTGGCCGCGGCGGTGACGTTGGCGGCGCAATCAAGCAGGGACGGGCATTGCTCATAGCCGAAGAAAGTAGCGGACTCTGGGCCAAGCGGCGAGATCAAATCGGTCTGACGGACAGTTGCGAATTTCTTTGTTTGCCTTTCAAGGGTCGCCCCTCCTTTGTCGAGTGGCGCGCGTTCATCAATTACGTCGCCGGACTCGTTGAGGACAAGAAGTTCGACTTAGTCATATTTGACACCATCTGCATTCTCCTGCCGGTCGTTTCGGAGAATGATGCCGCCGAAGTGAACTCGGCACTGATGCCCCTCCACGCTATCACCGAAGCCGGAGCCGGGCTCTTGCTGGTACACCACCCCCGGAAGGGTGATGGCACCGAGGGGCAGGCGTCGCGCGGCAGTGGTGCATTGCCAGGCTGGGTGGACATCATTCTTGAGTTTCGGCGCTACGACTCCCAGAACAACGAGGATTGTCGACGGACGCTGAAGGCGTACTCGCGTTTCGATGAAACGCCCAACGAAGCGGTCATTGAACTACGCGATGGCCAATACCGGCTCGTCGGGAGCAAGTCCGATGCCAGGCAAGGTGACCGGCTGGTGGTTCTCCAGGAGATCATCGGGAACAGCAGCGCAGGCATGACAGCCGAGGAAGTTCACGAGGCGTGGCCGGAGTCGGGGAAGGTCCCCAAGCCCAGCATCCGGACGATTCGTGGGGACTTTGCCAAAGGGGTTACGGCGGGCTGGTTCAAGTCGAGCGGCACCGGCAACAGAAATGATCCCCTTCGCTATCTCAACAATTCAATTCCGGCAAGCACAGCCTCTATAGGTGCCGGAATCGAATCGGATGGGGAGCTGTACGGGGACGGCGGCTTCGAATCAGGGGGCGAGGCCGCGTGA